In Lactococcus paracarnosus, a genomic segment contains:
- a CDS encoding peptidase U32 family protein: MKQTPLKRPEVLAPAGTLEKLKVAISYGADAVYIGGDAYGLRSRAGNFSFDEMREGIAFAKAHGAKVYVAANMVTHEGNEAGAGEWFRTLRDIGIAAVIVSDPALIAIAASEAPGLPIHLSTQASATNYETLEFWKKLGLERVVLAREVSMAELAEIRKHTDVEIEAFVHGAMCISYSGRCVLSNYMSKRDANRGGCSQSCRWKYDLYDMPHGAERRSVQGEIPEDFSMSAVDMSMIEHVPDLIENGVDSFKIEGRMKSIHYVSTVSNVYKRAVDAYLESPEAFHAIKPALVDELWKVAQRELATGFYYQTPSENEQLFGARRKIPQYKFIGEVVAFDDTTMTATVRQRNVITTGDEIEFYGPGFRHFTATVDKLRNEDGERIDRAPNPMELLTMTVPARVEPGDMIRKNGSGLINLYAENGVAKTVRA; this comes from the coding sequence GTGAAACAAACACCCTTGAAACGTCCTGAAGTACTAGCACCTGCAGGGACCTTAGAAAAATTAAAAGTAGCGATTAGCTACGGTGCTGATGCAGTTTACATCGGAGGCGATGCCTATGGCTTGCGTTCTAGAGCTGGTAATTTCAGCTTTGACGAAATGCGTGAAGGCATTGCCTTTGCTAAAGCCCACGGTGCTAAAGTCTATGTCGCGGCCAACATGGTCACCCACGAAGGCAATGAAGCAGGGGCTGGTGAGTGGTTCCGTACATTGCGTGATATCGGCATTGCGGCAGTTATCGTCAGTGACCCAGCTTTGATAGCTATAGCAGCAAGTGAAGCACCTGGCCTACCAATTCATCTATCGACACAAGCCAGTGCAACCAACTATGAAACCTTAGAGTTTTGGAAAAAATTAGGTCTAGAACGCGTTGTTTTGGCACGAGAAGTTTCAATGGCTGAGTTAGCTGAAATTCGCAAGCATACAGATGTCGAAATCGAAGCTTTTGTACATGGGGCCATGTGTATTTCTTATTCTGGTCGCTGTGTCTTATCAAATTACATGAGCAAACGCGATGCTAACCGTGGTGGTTGTTCACAATCATGCCGTTGGAAGTATGACCTTTATGATATGCCACATGGTGCAGAACGCCGGTCTGTCCAAGGCGAAATTCCTGAAGATTTCTCGATGAGTGCTGTGGATATGAGTATGATCGAGCACGTACCAGATCTGATTGAAAATGGGGTTGATTCCTTTAAAATCGAAGGCCGTATGAAGTCGATTCATTATGTATCGACGGTCAGCAATGTCTATAAAAGAGCAGTAGATGCTTATTTAGAAAGTCCTGAAGCATTTCATGCCATCAAACCAGCCTTAGTAGATGAACTTTGGAAAGTTGCCCAGCGTGAACTTGCAACTGGCTTTTATTATCAAACACCGAGTGAAAACGAACAACTATTTGGCGCTCGCAGAAAAATTCCCCAGTATAAATTTATTGGCGAAGTCGTGGCTTTTGATGATACAACGATGACGGCTACTGTACGTCAGAGAAATGTGATCACGACTGGAGATGAAATAGAGTTTTATGGACCAGGCTTTCGACATTTTACGGCCACTGTTGACAAATTACGTAATGAAGATGGGGAGCGGATTGATCGTGCACCAAACCCGATGGAGTTACTGACGATGACTGTACCTGCGCGTGTTGAACCAGGTGATATGATCCGTAAAAAT